The sequence TGGCCCACCCTCGCCCAACGTGGGAAGGGAAAGAAGGGGGATAACGTCGAAAAGGGATTTTTCAGAAACACTCTAATATATATCATCTGTCAGGGTTTGACCAAACATTTGAAGGAAAGTCCTATGCCAATCCAGGCCCTCATTTTTGATTTCGATGGTCTCATGGTCGATACTGAAACACCGGCTCTGCAAAGCTGGCAAGAGATCTATGCCGAATACGGTGAAACCCTCAGCGTCGATGACTGGGCAGTCACTCTCGGCGCCAACAGAGGTTTCGATGCGCACGCTCATCTTGTGGCGCTCCTCCGTAAGCGTGATCCACGGCTGGCTGAAGAGGTGGCAGCAGCTAGAGACAACATTCTGGCCCGCAGACAAATGCGTAAAGACGTATTAAGTGCGCGCCAATCACTGCTGCCCGGTGTTGCTGAATTGTTAGCTGAAGCACGTGCCAGTGGATTACCATGCGCTGTCGCCAGCAGTAGCAGCCGACAATGGGTTGAGGGTTGGTTGCAGCGGCTCAATGTACGGTCAGCGTTTGCCGTAGTAGTGACGGCTGACGATGTGATAGCAACCAAACCCGCACCTGACCTTTTTCTGACCGCTGCTCAGCGTCTTAACCTGCCGCCATCTGCATGCCTGGTCCTCGAAGACTCGCCTAACGGTATCCGAGCGGCCCGTGCTGCTGGTTGTCCAGTTGTTGCCATTCCAGGGGCGATTTCCAGCCAGGTTCCACTACCGCCGGCCGATCTCACCCTACCCAGTCTCGATTGTATCAATCTGGCTCAATTACGATCAATGTTTGGTTGATTTGGTTAAAGGTCAATACGGCGCCCCTGGGTGCGCGGGCCTGCGACCCACCAATACGGCGCCCCTGGGTGCGCGGGCCTGCGGCCCGCCAATACGGCGCCCCTGGGTGCGCGGGCCTGCGACCCGCCAATACGGCGCCCCTGGGTGCGCAGGCCTGCGACCCGCCAATACGGCGCGCCCTGGGTGCGCGGGCCTGCGACCCGCCAATGCGGCGCTTCCTGGGTGCGCGGGCCTGCGACCCGCGTATATAAACAAAGGGCGGTATCTTGGGACCGCCCCTCGTGTAACATATCTCCTTAACCGGCGCAATGCCTGTCTGACCGAATGCGCCGCCCGTCCTTCAAGAAACCAAAGACACTCTTACGGCAATGGTCCGGCTTGCGGCGGCCAGCCACGGGCAACATAATCGCCCATTGTAATGACGAACAAGATAATAAGCCAGACAAATGCACCCACCGCATACACCTGCGTGATCCGAGAACTGACCTTTACGTGCATAAAATAAATCACAATCAACGCAGTTTTCGCGACGGCAATACTCATCGCAATTGTGACTGCTAACCAACCTGGCATAGAAATCAGATTCTTCTCAACCCACCAGGCAGCGACGGTAAGGACCATGAGGACCATCAGCGCTGCGAAGACCCGATAATAGGTACCTCGCGAGATATGGGCATGCCCAGCGCTGTGGTGATGAGTAGTATGATGTGCGTGTTTCTCACCCATCGCAACCTCCTAAACCAGGTAAAACAGTGGGAAGAGGAAGACCCAAATGATGTCGATCAAGTGCCAGTAGAGGCCGCCAATCTCTACCGGTGTGTAGTACGTCGGCGAGAACGTATTCCGTAGCGCCATCACCGTGATCGTACTCATCACCCCCAGACCAATAATCATGTGAATGGCGTGCAGACCGGTCGCGCAAAAGTAGAGGAAGAAGAAGAGCTGATGTCCAGACTGCATCAGACCAGTCTTGGCTGCTCCATGTCCATGACCACTGCTCGTTGCCCCATGCTCGCTCGGAAACATGAAGTTTCGGCCCGGCACCAAACACTCGTGACTCTCATGCAAATCACTGCCGGTAATCCAACTGATTGGATCCTTAGCACCAGCGCAGTGGGCAAACTTCTCGCTATACTCGTAACCCTTAATGAGCAAGAAGGTTAGACCCAGTATCATGGTCAACACGAGCATAGTCAGCAAACGCCGCTTGTTTCCCTCCTCGGCTGCATTTACTGCTAGTGCCACCGTCAGCGAGCTTACCAGCAGCACAACCGTATTCACCGCTGCAAGCGGCGTATTCAGCATTGCTGCCGATTCTTCCCATGCTTCAGGGAAGGCCCAACGGTAGACGATGTAGGCCATGAAGATACCACCGAACAACATGATTTCGGTGACGAGAAAGGCCCACATGCCTAGCGTGGCTGCTTCTTTCTGCTGCTCTGGTGTCTCGAACTGATGTTGCAGTTCGGGACCGTGAACATGCACATGTGCCTCTTCGTGAGTAATCGTTGCCAACGCTCTCTCCTCTGCCTTAACCTGTCAATGCCACTGCCGACGACTGTTCATCACTTCTGAACCTAACAGCAACCCTGACAATCACGAACCTGCTCTAAAGCGGCGAACCCGGTCGCCATGATGCTGCATCACGCTCAGCCGCTTCAGGCGGGTACGCATACGCCTCTTCGGTTACAATGGGTGTCTTGTCAAAGTTGTGGGTGGGTGGCGGCGATGATGTCTTCCACTCAAGTCCGGTTGCACCCCACGGATTATCACCGGCAATACGCCCCTTCCACAATGAGATACCCAGGTAAATCAGCGGCACGATGAACCCAATCGCCAGAATACTCGCCCCAGCAGTGCTCATAACGTGCAGAACCTGGAACTCTGGCGGATAGACATGATAGCGCCGCGGCATTCCCAGATAACCGAGAATAAACTGCGGGAAGAAGGTCATATTGAAGCCAACAAAAATGATCAAGGCTGCAATACTACCCCACGTCTCGTTGTACATCCGTCCGGTCATCTTCGGCCACCAGAAGTGGATGCCACCCAGGTAAGCCATAATCGTACCACCTACCATCACATAGTGGAAGTGCGCTACCACGAAGTACGTATCGGTCACATGCAGGTCAACCGCAGTTACCCCAAGGAAAATGCCGGTCAGACCACCGATTACAAACAATCCGATGAAGCCAAGCGCATAAAGCATCGGCGTGCGATAGCTGATCGAACCCTTGTACAGCGTCGCCGTCCAGTTAAAGACTTTAATCGCCGAAGGAATAGCAACCAGCATCGTGATAAACGAGAAGATCAGCCCCGCGTACACCGACTGGCTACTGACGAACATATGGTGCCCCCACACGAGGAAGCCCAGGATTGCGATAGCAATACTCGAAAAGGCAATGAATTCGTAGCCAAAGATCCGCTTGCGCGAGAAGGTGCTGATCAACTCGCTAATGACACCCATTGCCGGCAAGATCATAATGTAAACTGCCGGATGCGAGTAAAACCAGAACAGGTGTTGGAAGAGCAGCGGATCACCACCGAGGGCCGGATCGTAGATACCAACTCCCCACAAGCGCTCAACGATGACCAGCAATAGGGCAATCCCCAACACTGGTGTAGCCAGAATCTGAATGATGCTGGTTGCGTAGTTTGCCCAAATGAAGAGTGGCAACCGGAACCAAGTCAACCCTGGCGCCCGCATCTTGTGGATGGTGACGATAAAGTTGAGTCCGGTCAGAATAGAGGAGAAACCCATAATAAATGCACCGGTTATCGTCATCACCACATTCGAGTTAGAGTACGTTGAACTGAAGGGAGTATAGAAGGTCCAACCGGTGTCTACCCCGCCAAACACAGCAGCGATCAGGGCAAAAATACCACCGATCATGTAGAGATACCAGCTTAGCAAGTTCAGCCGTGGGAAAGCCAGATCACGAGCGCCGATCATCAACGGCACCAGAAAGTTCCCCAGTACGGCCGGGATCGACGGGATCAGGAAGAAAAAGACCATGATCACGCCGTGCAACGTAAACGCCCGGTTGTAGACATCGGATGACATCAGATCGCCCTGCGGCGTAATCAACTCGACCCGCACTAGTGTTGCGGCTAGGCCACCGAGCAGGAAGAAGAAGTTGATCGCCAACAGGTAGAGAATCGCGATCCGTTTGTGATCAACGGTCAACAACCACGACTTGAGCCACTCGATAAAAGTGCGTGAGTTATCGCGAATGTAGCTACTCTGTGGAAGTGAAAGCGTAGCCATAGGCTTAATTCCCCGTATCTGCTAATGACTTGATATACGCAATCAACTGGTTGAGCTGATCTTCACTGATCTGCCCTTGATACGACGGCATCACCGGCGCATAGCCGGCAACAATTTTTGCGGTTGGGTTCAGGATCGATTCGCGCAGGTAATTCTCATCGGCGGTCACCGTCGAGCCATCGTTTAGCTTTTGGGTTGCGCCATACAGACCATTCAAACTTGGCCCTACCCCACCACCTGCCATTGCATGACACCCGGCACAACCGAGGTTGGTGAAGAGCCGGGCGCCAGCCGCAGCCATTGGATCGCCAGGATTCGCGACCACTGTTGGTCGGCCAGTATCAATTGAACCGTCAGGTAAGATGACCGGCCCAGGTGTTGCCAGCCAACGCTCGTAATCGGCCAACGGTAGCGCTACCACACGCCCGATCATCAGCGAGTGCTCGGTACCGCAGTATTCTGCACAGAAGAGATGGTATTCACCGGGCTTCGTCGCTTGAAACCACATTACCGTATACCGCCCAGGCAGCACGTCTTGCTTCACACGGAATGCCGGTATATAAAAGCTATGGATAACATCTTGCGAAGTCATAATGAGCTTGACCGGCTGACCAATCGGAACGTGCAGCTCGTTATTCTCGCGCTTCCCATTTGGATGCTGTACATGCCACATCCACTGCTTACCGATGACATAGACATCAAGCGTGCGAGCAGGGGGCGTTCGCATCTGAACGTAGAGAAATGCACCCCAGAAAAAGACCAACATGACCAGAATGAGCGGAATAATGGTCCAAGTCAGCTCTAATTTTAAGTTGGAATTGACAGGATTGCTTCGATCGGCTTTCTGACTACGATGATAACGGACGATCAGATAGAGAATGACGAACGGTAACACCCCGGCAAAAATCAGGCTCAGGGCTACCAGAAAGAAGTAGAGTTGGTCAACCTGCGGTGCAAAGGTCGATGCCTGATCAGGAAATAACGGAAAATCGCGCATACGTTCGTCCTGTCCGGGGGCGAATTCCTGCCCCAGTTGCTACTGCCATCAAGCTGGTACCGA comes from Chloroflexus sp. Y-396-1 and encodes:
- a CDS encoding HAD family phosphatase gives rise to the protein MPIQALIFDFDGLMVDTETPALQSWQEIYAEYGETLSVDDWAVTLGANRGFDAHAHLVALLRKRDPRLAEEVAAARDNILARRQMRKDVLSARQSLLPGVAELLAEARASGLPCAVASSSSRQWVEGWLQRLNVRSAFAVVVTADDVIATKPAPDLFLTAAQRLNLPPSACLVLEDSPNGIRAARAAGCPVVAIPGAISSQVPLPPADLTLPSLDCINLAQLRSMFG
- a CDS encoding cytochrome C oxidase subunit IV family protein codes for the protein MGEKHAHHTTHHHSAGHAHISRGTYYRVFAALMVLMVLTVAAWWVEKNLISMPGWLAVTIAMSIAVAKTALIVIYFMHVKVSSRITQVYAVGAFVWLIILFVITMGDYVARGWPPQAGPLP
- a CDS encoding cytochrome c oxidase subunit 3 family protein produces the protein MATITHEEAHVHVHGPELQHQFETPEQQKEAATLGMWAFLVTEIMLFGGIFMAYIVYRWAFPEAWEESAAMLNTPLAAVNTVVLLVSSLTVALAVNAAEEGNKRRLLTMLVLTMILGLTFLLIKGYEYSEKFAHCAGAKDPISWITGSDLHESHECLVPGRNFMFPSEHGATSSGHGHGAAKTGLMQSGHQLFFFLYFCATGLHAIHMIIGLGVMSTITVMALRNTFSPTYYTPVEIGGLYWHLIDIIWVFLFPLFYLV
- the ctaD gene encoding cytochrome c oxidase subunit I: MATLSLPQSSYIRDNSRTFIEWLKSWLLTVDHKRIAILYLLAINFFFLLGGLAATLVRVELITPQGDLMSSDVYNRAFTLHGVIMVFFFLIPSIPAVLGNFLVPLMIGARDLAFPRLNLLSWYLYMIGGIFALIAAVFGGVDTGWTFYTPFSSTYSNSNVVMTITGAFIMGFSSILTGLNFIVTIHKMRAPGLTWFRLPLFIWANYATSIIQILATPVLGIALLLVIVERLWGVGIYDPALGGDPLLFQHLFWFYSHPAVYIMILPAMGVISELISTFSRKRIFGYEFIAFSSIAIAILGFLVWGHHMFVSSQSVYAGLIFSFITMLVAIPSAIKVFNWTATLYKGSISYRTPMLYALGFIGLFVIGGLTGIFLGVTAVDLHVTDTYFVVAHFHYVMVGGTIMAYLGGIHFWWPKMTGRMYNETWGSIAALIIFVGFNMTFFPQFILGYLGMPRRYHVYPPEFQVLHVMSTAGASILAIGFIVPLIYLGISLWKGRIAGDNPWGATGLEWKTSSPPPTHNFDKTPIVTEEAYAYPPEAAERDAASWRPGSPL
- the coxB gene encoding cytochrome c oxidase subunit II codes for the protein MRDFPLFPDQASTFAPQVDQLYFFLVALSLIFAGVLPFVILYLIVRYHRSQKADRSNPVNSNLKLELTWTIIPLILVMLVFFWGAFLYVQMRTPPARTLDVYVIGKQWMWHVQHPNGKRENNELHVPIGQPVKLIMTSQDVIHSFYIPAFRVKQDVLPGRYTVMWFQATKPGEYHLFCAEYCGTEHSLMIGRVVALPLADYERWLATPGPVILPDGSIDTGRPTVVANPGDPMAAAGARLFTNLGCAGCHAMAGGGVGPSLNGLYGATQKLNDGSTVTADENYLRESILNPTAKIVAGYAPVMPSYQGQISEDQLNQLIAYIKSLADTGN